In Choloepus didactylus isolate mChoDid1 chromosome 6, mChoDid1.pri, whole genome shotgun sequence, one DNA window encodes the following:
- the TRMT112 gene encoding multifunctional methyltransferase subunit TRM112-like protein: MKLLTHNLLSSHVRGVGPRGFPLRLQATEVRINPVEFNPDFVARMIPKVEWAALLEAADTLHLVEVPKGPVEGYERDETFLRKMHHVLLEVDVLEGTLQCPESGRLFPISRGIPNMLLSEEETES, translated from the exons ATGAAGTTGCTCACCCACAACTTGCTGAGCTCGCACGTGCGGGGGGTGGGTCCCCGTGGCTTCCCCTTGCGGCTCCAG GCCACCGAGGTCCGTATCAACCCCGTGGAGTTCAACCCCGACTTCGTGGCGCGTATGATACCCAAGGTGGAGTGGGCGGCGCTTCTGGAGGCGGCTGATACC CTGCATCTGGTCGAAGTGCCCAAGGGACCGGTTGAGGGGTATGAGCGGGATGAGACATTTCTGAGGAAGATGCACCACGTGTTGCTGGAG GTGGATGTGTTGGAGGGCACTCTGCAATGCCCAGAGTCTGGACGTCTGTTCCCCATCAGCCGCGGGATCCCCAACATGCTGCTGAGCGAAGAGGAAACCGAGTCCTAA